A single region of the Lysinibacillus sp. B2A1 genome encodes:
- a CDS encoding DNA helicase RecG gives MTDLTSPVTGLKGIGKETAGHLEALGIETIADLLWTFPHRHEDFRLKDLAQTPHNERVTVECKVEREPTILFLGRNKSRLQVTVLAGRHLVKVVFFNQGYLKQKLIPGAIITVTGKWDRGRQVINGTSVTFGPKTEQVDFEPVYSLKGLIPQKRFRKYMRQALDDIGAEILDAIPLHLQEAYKLAPIADGLEGIHFPLDAEHAKQARRRFAYEELLFFQLRIQALRKIRKDSEHGTIIQYDLQKLRAFIASLPYELTAAQKRVVNEICKDLKEPHRMNRLLQGDVGSGKTVVAAICLYGAVTAGFQGALMAPTEILAEQHAENLAEWFEPFGVRVALLSGSTKTKERRLLLEELANGSIDILIGTHALIQPDVIFCKLGFVITDEQHRFGVEQRRILRDKGDNPDVLFMTATPIPRTLAITAFGEMDVSIIDEMPAGRKQIETHWMKKEQFGSVLSKLEMELAAGRQAYAICPLIEESDKLDVQNAVEIYEQLATYFSGRYHVGLMHGRLTADEKDAVMRAFSEGAIDVLVSTTVVEVGVNVPNATFMLVYDAERFGLAQLHQLRGRVGRGEHQSYCVLLADPKSDEGKERMQSMTETNDGFRLAEKDLELRGPGDFFGRKQSGLPDFKVADLVHDYRILETARKDAIEILKTDAFWHHDDYQALRAMLEQSGVLQGERFD, from the coding sequence ATGACTGATTTAACGAGTCCAGTCACCGGATTAAAGGGAATCGGGAAGGAAACTGCAGGACATTTAGAGGCATTAGGCATCGAGACGATAGCAGATTTATTATGGACGTTTCCACATAGGCATGAGGATTTTCGGTTAAAGGATTTGGCACAAACACCACATAATGAGCGTGTTACCGTTGAGTGTAAAGTTGAACGTGAGCCGACAATATTGTTTTTAGGTCGCAATAAATCAAGATTACAGGTGACAGTGCTGGCAGGTCGCCATTTAGTAAAGGTTGTGTTTTTTAATCAAGGCTATTTAAAGCAAAAGCTTATTCCCGGAGCTATTATTACGGTCACAGGTAAGTGGGACAGAGGCAGACAGGTAATCAATGGAACATCTGTTACATTTGGTCCAAAGACAGAGCAAGTTGACTTTGAGCCTGTCTATAGCTTAAAAGGCTTGATTCCGCAAAAACGATTTCGTAAATATATGCGACAGGCGTTAGATGACATTGGCGCAGAGATACTAGATGCTATTCCATTACATTTACAAGAGGCCTATAAGCTTGCTCCAATAGCTGATGGTCTTGAAGGAATTCATTTCCCTCTCGATGCTGAACATGCAAAACAGGCTAGACGACGCTTTGCCTATGAAGAGTTACTCTTCTTTCAGCTGCGAATTCAAGCTTTACGTAAAATTAGAAAGGATAGTGAGCATGGTACCATTATACAATATGATTTACAAAAACTGCGTGCCTTCATTGCATCATTACCTTATGAATTAACAGCTGCCCAAAAACGTGTGGTTAATGAAATTTGCAAAGATCTGAAGGAACCACATCGTATGAATCGTTTACTTCAGGGAGATGTAGGGTCAGGGAAAACGGTCGTTGCGGCAATCTGCCTTTATGGGGCTGTAACTGCAGGCTTTCAGGGAGCGTTGATGGCGCCGACAGAAATATTAGCAGAACAACATGCTGAAAACTTGGCTGAATGGTTTGAGCCGTTTGGTGTACGTGTTGCTTTACTATCTGGTTCAACAAAAACAAAAGAGCGCCGCTTACTTTTAGAGGAGCTTGCTAATGGAAGTATTGATATTTTGATTGGAACACACGCTCTGATTCAGCCGGATGTTATTTTTTGTAAACTTGGTTTTGTTATTACTGATGAACAGCATCGTTTTGGGGTTGAGCAGCGAAGAATCCTGCGTGATAAAGGGGATAATCCAGATGTGCTTTTTATGACGGCAACGCCTATTCCACGTACCCTTGCTATCACAGCGTTTGGAGAAATGGATGTTTCCATTATTGATGAAATGCCAGCAGGACGTAAGCAGATTGAAACGCACTGGATGAAAAAGGAGCAATTTGGCTCTGTACTGTCAAAGCTTGAAATGGAACTTGCTGCTGGTAGACAGGCTTATGCGATTTGTCCGCTCATCGAGGAATCAGATAAGCTTGATGTCCAAAATGCAGTTGAGATTTATGAGCAGCTTGCCACGTATTTTAGCGGTAGATACCATGTTGGATTAATGCATGGTCGTCTGACAGCTGATGAAAAAGATGCTGTTATGCGTGCCTTTAGTGAGGGAGCAATAGATGTACTTGTCTCAACAACAGTGGTTGAGGTTGGGGTGAATGTACCGAATGCAACTTTTATGCTTGTTTATGATGCAGAACGCTTTGGGCTAGCACAATTACATCAGCTGCGAGGGCGTGTTGGACGTGGGGAGCACCAGTCGTATTGTGTATTACTAGCTGACCCAAAATCAGACGAAGGGAAAGAGCGAATGCAGTCAATGACGGAAACGAATGATGGATTCAGGCTGGCTGAAAAAGATTTGGAGCTACGGGGACCAGGAGATTTTTTTGGTCGGAAGCAAAGTGGTCTGCCAGACTTTAAAGTAGCAGATTTAGTGCATGATTATCGTATTCTTGAGACTGCGAGAAAAGATGCTATCGAGATACTTAAGACAGATGCTTTTTGGCATCATGATGATTATCAGGCTTTACGGGCAATGCTTGAACAGTCAGGAGTATTGCAAGGAGAACGTTTCGATTAA
- a CDS encoding transcription factor FapR yields the protein MRRTKKERQRLLSETIAENPFVTDEQLATQFQVSVQTIRLDRMELAIPELRERIKDVASKTYENEVKSLPIDEIIGEIIDIELDNRALSIFDVKEEHVFQRNGIARGHHLFAQANSLAVAVIDDELALTVHSNITFVKPVRAGDRVITKAVVIARDDENHRTKVEVTSTVNGETVFVGEFDMYRTKG from the coding sequence TTGAGACGAACGAAAAAAGAGCGACAGCGACTATTATCTGAAACGATAGCTGAAAATCCATTCGTCACAGATGAACAGCTTGCAACACAGTTTCAGGTGAGTGTCCAAACGATTCGTTTAGATCGCATGGAATTAGCAATTCCGGAATTGCGAGAGCGAATTAAAGATGTTGCTTCGAAAACCTATGAAAATGAAGTGAAATCACTTCCGATTGATGAAATAATCGGTGAAATTATTGATATTGAATTGGATAATCGTGCGTTATCTATTTTTGACGTAAAAGAAGAGCATGTTTTTCAGCGCAATGGCATCGCACGCGGACATCATTTGTTCGCACAGGCAAACTCATTAGCGGTAGCGGTTATTGATGATGAACTGGCATTGACAGTGCATTCGAATATAACATTTGTGAAACCTGTTAGAGCTGGAGATCGTGTTATTACAAAGGCAGTTGTTATCGCACGTGATGATGAAAATCATCGAACAAAAGTAGAGGTAACATCTACGGTTAATGGTGAAACTGTTTTTGTTGGTGAATTTGATATGTACCGCACGAAAGGTTAA
- a CDS encoding dipeptide epimerase: MRIKKVEVFAARLLLKEPFIISYVHLDDMPTIFVRIETDKGIVGWGEAVPDQNVTGETWESTYQIINHELAPLIINEDPFAIDRIHQKFNHKINGVPSAKAALDIAIYDLMGKITGQPVYQLIGGKTHEELQVPRVISIKDPQEMAEDARSFVAAGFRNIKMKVGTNADTDIERIKAVRNAIGNTIQLRVDANQGWNRIEALKVIRETTDCHVDWYEQPVKAHDIRALKEIRSVVNNKVMIDEGVHNIYDLVNVIEMRAADMLNIKLMKSGGIYPALALASLAEAADMPCQVGSMVESAIGTMAGAHLAMSKNIIQTNEMVGPLMFIKDVAKVHYNGDVIQFSNKPGLGIEVDEAYVNEITRFSCEINKPV; this comes from the coding sequence ATGAGAATAAAGAAAGTTGAAGTGTTTGCTGCGCGATTATTATTAAAAGAACCTTTTATCATTTCATATGTTCATTTAGATGATATGCCAACCATATTTGTAAGAATTGAAACGGATAAGGGGATAGTAGGATGGGGTGAGGCTGTTCCAGATCAAAATGTAACAGGAGAAACTTGGGAAAGTACTTATCAAATTATTAATCATGAATTAGCTCCATTAATTATAAATGAAGACCCATTTGCTATTGATCGCATTCATCAAAAATTTAATCATAAGATAAATGGCGTTCCTTCTGCAAAAGCTGCACTAGATATAGCTATCTATGATCTAATGGGAAAAATTACAGGGCAGCCAGTATATCAATTAATTGGTGGGAAAACACATGAGGAGCTACAGGTTCCACGAGTAATTAGTATTAAAGATCCTCAGGAAATGGCGGAAGATGCACGGAGTTTTGTGGCAGCAGGTTTTAGGAATATAAAAATGAAGGTAGGTACCAACGCAGACACTGATATTGAACGAATCAAAGCTGTCAGAAATGCTATAGGAAACACTATTCAGCTTCGTGTTGATGCTAATCAAGGCTGGAATAGAATTGAGGCATTAAAGGTAATACGCGAAACGACTGATTGTCATGTGGATTGGTATGAGCAGCCAGTGAAGGCACATGATATAAGAGCTTTAAAAGAAATTAGATCTGTTGTAAATAATAAAGTAATGATTGATGAGGGTGTACATAATATTTACGATTTAGTGAATGTTATTGAGATGCGAGCAGCTGATATGCTTAATATTAAACTAATGAAATCTGGTGGCATTTATCCTGCTTTAGCTTTAGCGAGTTTAGCAGAGGCAGCCGACATGCCATGTCAAGTTGGTTCGATGGTTGAATCAGCTATCGGTACAATGGCTGGAGCACATCTAGCGATGAGTAAAAACATTATTCAAACAAATGAGATGGTCGGTCCCCTCATGTTTATAAAGGATGTGGCTAAGGTCCACTATAATGGAGATGTCATTCAATTTAGTAATAAGCCAGGACTAGGCATAGAAGTAGATGAAGCATATGTAAATGAAATTACTCGTTTTTCCTGTGAAATTAACAAACCAGTATGA
- a CDS encoding amidohydrolase, with protein sequence MEIINLESLTKRAIEDRRYLHQYPELSGQEFETSKFIRNRLMELNIDILSFGPPSVVGLVKGSKGSKTIALRADIDALPIVEEGEKTYISKKPGIAHMCGHDGHTAILLAVAEWLSRNEVEPNVVLIFQSAEEITPSGADLLIKQGILEGIDAIFGIHLWQGLEKGKIGLTHGPMMASIDDFEIDIKGYGGHGSMPHETIDPIYIASSLIQAFQSIISRSINPIEAGVITVGNVQAGTTYNIIPDSARLIGTIRALTPETVNIIQTKMVNLTEGICQAFGAEGKVRFIIGTPPLINDPNESKFVENIVCREFGHEVFELVNPVMGGEDFSYYLQKKPGTFIFVGMGGEKSQYPHHHPKFDLDEDVFPDAIKLFIELVNHYQ encoded by the coding sequence CCCTGAGCTTTCTGGTCAGGAATTTGAAACAAGTAAATTCATTCGAAATAGATTGATGGAGTTGAATATTGACATATTGTCTTTTGGACCACCTAGTGTTGTTGGATTAGTAAAGGGGTCAAAAGGTTCGAAAACTATAGCACTAAGAGCAGACATAGATGCGCTGCCGATTGTTGAAGAGGGAGAAAAAACATATATCTCTAAAAAACCAGGGATTGCTCATATGTGTGGTCATGATGGTCATACTGCAATATTACTAGCTGTTGCTGAATGGCTATCGAGAAATGAGGTTGAACCAAATGTTGTACTCATATTCCAATCTGCAGAAGAAATCACACCAAGTGGAGCTGACTTACTAATTAAACAAGGTATTTTAGAAGGAATAGATGCTATTTTTGGTATTCATTTATGGCAGGGTCTTGAAAAAGGAAAAATTGGGTTAACTCATGGGCCAATGATGGCTTCCATTGATGATTTTGAAATTGATATCAAAGGATACGGTGGCCATGGATCAATGCCTCATGAAACAATTGATCCCATCTATATTGCAAGCAGTTTAATCCAAGCCTTTCAAAGTATAATAAGCAGAAGCATAAATCCAATTGAAGCAGGAGTTATTACAGTAGGAAATGTTCAAGCTGGTACAACGTATAATATTATCCCTGATTCAGCGAGATTAATAGGAACAATAAGAGCATTGACGCCAGAAACAGTCAATATCATTCAAACAAAAATGGTCAATTTAACAGAGGGAATATGTCAAGCTTTTGGTGCAGAAGGAAAGGTTCGTTTTATAATAGGCACCCCACCGCTTATAAATGATCCAAATGAGTCAAAATTTGTGGAAAACATTGTTTGCAGAGAATTTGGGCATGAAGTATTTGAATTGGTTAATCCAGTTATGGGAGGGGAGGATTTTTCCTATTATTTACAGAAAAAACCTGGTACCTTCATCTTTGTCGGTATGGGTGGAGAAAAGAGTCAATATCCACATCATCATCCAAAGTTTGATCTTGATGAAGATGTGTTTCCTGATGCGATAAAGTTATTTATTGAACTAGTAAATCATTATCAATAA